The Streptomyces sp. NBC_00510 genomic interval CCACACCGGCGGCATAGCTCCCTTCGGAAGAGCTATAGCCCCGCGATGCGTCTGCGGGCCCAAGTACGGCGGCTACTCAGGTCGACACGCCACTTCTCACCAGATCGCCGGTGGCTGTCACCGGGCTCTGATGCTGAACCGGCCGCCGGCCCGCAGACGGCGTCCCAGCTGGTGATCTGTGTGAGGCAGAGTGCGGGCAGGGCGGCACACGGTATTTACTGCGGCGGCGGGGAGAACCGATACAAGTGGCCCCTGTCCGCCAACTTCCTGCCTGCTGACGATCAGCCTGAAATGATGAAGGTCATGGACGCAGTGATTGCCATCAAGGGTGCCGACGAGGTCGGGGAGTTGGCCGCGCTTGCCGGTTGGCTCCGCGCGGAGCGCGAGTTGCAGGGCGCAGTCCAGCTCGTGCGCAAGGACATTGCAGAAGGGGAGCTGGGCAGCGGGCTTGATGTGGTCAGCGTCGCTGTGGGTTCCGGCGGTGTCGGCGTGGCGTTGGCCCAATCACTGGTCGCGTGGCTCCGCACCCGGCGTTCAGACGTCAAGGTGACCGTCACCGCCAATGGCCGCACGGTCGAGGTCGATGCCCGGCGCGTCAGCGATCCCACGGCTCTGATCACCCGAGTGCTGGACAGCAACGATGACGCCGGGAACTGATCGAATCGAGCGGCCCGGCTCCCGTGCCGTGCTCATCGGTGTCTCCACCTACCAGGATCCGGCTTTCCCGTTCGTGCCTGCCGCCGAGAAGAGCCTGCGGGGCGTGCACCAGATGCTCGTCGACCAGGAGTTGGGCGGCTGGTCCGTCGACCAAGTCTTTCCCATCCTAAATCCGGACGATTGCCGTCGTGTGATGCGCGATCTGCGCCACCATGCTCTGAACACCACCGGTGTGCTGCTGGTGTACTTCGTGGGACACGGCACCCTCACCACGAAAGGGGATCTCGTACTCGCCGTGAGCGACACCGTCGCCGACGAACCGGACATCACCGGACTGGAGTACGAGAAGATCCGAAGCGTTCTACACGAAAGCCCCGCCCGGGTCAAAGCCGTTGTGCTCGACTGCTGCTACTCCGGTCGCATTATCAAGGTCCTCGGTGGGGATCAACAGCACTTGGCCAATATCACTGATGTGCAAGGCACTTACACCCTTACAGCGGCCGACCTCGCCGCAGACGCAGGGCAAGACGACACCTGTACGCCCTTCACCGGGGAACTACTCGATCTGATTGGCGCGGGGGTCGCGGGCGGTCCGCCTGTGCTCACCTTCGCGGATGTGTATCCCCGCCTGAGGCAGAGGCTGCTCGCCCATGGCCTCCCGCGCCCCAACCAGCGCGGCACGGATACCGCCGACAAATGTCCCGTGGCCAAGAACGCGTCCGGCAAGACCGTGAATGCCAGGCAGGTAGTACCCTCGGCCCGCCTTAGAGCATCTGATCCGCCCGTGCCCATGGAATCCCCGGCACCGCCGCTCACACGCTCGATGAGCGGCATACAGCACTCACCCGGGCCGGACGGTCCGTTCAGCATCTCGTGGACGGGAAAGGAGCCGCTGTCCGCCTATGCCGATACTCGGCCGCTGCGTGTCCGGGTCAATGCGTTAGCGATCACGTTGGCTGTGGCGCTGGTGGGTGTCTTCCTCTTGCTGGCGCTGGTGGGGCCAGACGAGATATTTACGTCCGAGCCCGGACATCCCGGCGGATGGATGGTCATGTTCATGATATTCGGCGGCATCGGAGTGTTTGCACTCGGAATGCTCCTCCTTGTCGTCGTGATGATGTGCCCCCTTGGCAAGTCCTCTTGGTCCCTGGAGATTGGGCGGCCGGGCATCAGGACTACCGGCGGCTTCGGCAAACATGAGTACCGATGGAGCCATGTGCAGACGTTCATCGTCGAGGAAGTCCTCGGCAGCGGGGGGGTGCACGGATGCAGCACCGGACTCCACGTGAAATTCATGGGGGGCGCTGAGCGCTCGACTCATCCCCGTCCGGCAGGGTGGCCGTACCTAATACGTCCCCTTGCCCGTGCCGGAATGGTCCCTATCTGCGCTTTCGGGCCGATGACGGACCAGCAGCGGGCCGCACTGAACGAAGCCCTCGCCCGGTACGGTCAGGGTAAGAACGACGCCGACGCCTGGGGTGAATAGGGGGCCGAGTGGCCGTTCCGTGCAGGGCTCAACGGGTCGGCTGTACCTCTCACGCTCATACGCTGCCGGCGGTCAGGCGGCTTATTCGAAGCCGACGGTGGTGAAGTCCTGATCGTGGAGCGGGGTGAAGTCGACGTCGGGCTTCGGGTCGTAGGCGTCGGGCTGGATGCTCCACGCCCTGGGCGCCTACACCGTCACCCTCCTAAACCGTGGCGACACGCCCTCCGCCGCTTCGAAGAACGTGCGGCTGTCCGCGAGAGGCTGCGTTTGGCTCATCAACTACGGAGGCGCTGGCTGCGACTCGCCGACCAGTCCCGGAAGGACGAATGCGTCACTGTCATCGACGTGCCACCGTCAGCTAGAGGAGGTCTGGTGCCTCTGTGGCAGGGCGTTTGCGTGTGGCTTGAGTGCACTGTCCAGCAGTCCAGCGTGCCGGGTTGGTGCGTTGGGCTGCACTCGCATGACGTGCACTATGTGGTCGCGCACGGCAGCGTTGCGCAGGCTGCCGGACTGCTGCCACGCAGGATATCGAGCAGGCCGGGACTGGACGTCTCCTGCAGAGCCTCAATCATTTCCAGTTCTTCGATGTCGACGATTTCTGCTGGATCGGTATCCGGCTTCTCGAACGGTCCTCTCGCCCGTGCGCGTTCCGTGCATCTGTCGTGCGATCCGCTTGGTTTTCGTGTTGATGCCCTCGGTGGGGCCGTTGCTGTACGGAAGCGTGAGCGCGGCGATCGCCGCGTCCCGGTCTCGCACCAGACCCCGGGCGAAGGAGTGCAGATGGGGCAGATCGGTTGCGCGGACCTGGACGATCCAGCGCGAGAGCCCGTCCGCGTTTCCTTCACGAGGTGTCAGGAGCTGGGCGAATTCCGCGATGTGGGCGACCAGTTGGGTCATCTCGGGGCAGGCTGCGGTGAGCCGTGTCAGGAGGTCCTGATGGTCGGTCTTGAGGTTGTCGGGCCTGGTGAGGAGCATCCGTGCGAGCCGACGCGGGGAGATGTGGCTGCGATCGGCGTCCGCCCGGCCTTGGTTGATGTACTTGTAAAGCAGGTTGAGGCAGCCCTCGTAGCCGAGGGCCTTGATCTCTTCGAAGAGGTGCTTGACGGGGACGGCGGGGTCCTCGGCTCGGCGTTTTCGCAGGTGCTCGCGGTAGGGTTCGACGAGGCCGGCGCGGTATTTAGGGACGCGGAGCATCCGCTCGGGCCGGTCGGCTCGTGCGTAGCGTTTGATGGTGTTCAGGGCCAGCTGTAGACGGCGGGCGCATTCGAGCAGGCCCACTCCCTGGTCGAGCAGGTCATGAATCTGGTGCCAGCGTTCCAGGGTGGTTCGGGCCCGTGGCCCGTCATAGATGGGTGCGTCCAGTACGGTGGCCCAGCAGCTGCTGTGCGCCTTCACCTCGCTGGGGGCGGCCTCGCAACAGGTTGTGCCACAGATGCCACCTGTCGGCGACCTGCACCGCGTCGGGCAGGGCGCGGCGGATGGCCTCGGCATACGTCGCGGAGCCGTCGCGACACACGACTTCGACGTCCGGGTGCTCGCGCAGCCACGCTTCCAGCGTGCTGGCCGTGCGGTCAGGCAGAACGTCGATCCGCTCATGCGTCTCGGCGTCGATCACCACGGTGGCATTGCGATGACGCCGGCGCAGGGCGAAATCCTCGACGCCGATCACACGAGGCGTCCGCCCGGTGGGCAACGGGATACGCAGCAGGGTGCGCAGGGCGGTGTGACGGGACAGGCCCACCGCGAGTATCGCCAGCAAACGTGATCCCGCTCGGCCCGCTGACTCTTTGACCACGGCCTTGACCTGCCTGGTCAGACGGGCCGTGCGTCGCTGGTCGCTCCAGCACCCCGGGCACCTGTTCACGAAAGGTGTGGCGGCAGCCTCGCGTGGGGCACACCAGACGCCGAACCCGCACACGGACCACCACCCGTCGCCCGTCGACCGGAACGTCGGCGACCGTCCGCCAGTAATAGCCGTGCACCCGACCCGACGAGGCCCCGCACACCTGGCAGACCGCGGTGTCCAACGGCGTCCGGGCCCGCACCACAATCCGCTCACCCTCGTCGGCCACATCCTCCATGACCAGCGGAGGCAGACCCGAAAACACCATCTGCACAAGCTCGTTGACATCCATCACATGAAAATCAACGACCCTCACAACTCTCCGTCACCACCGAATGTGAGACAGAGCCGTTCTTTGTACAGTCCCCCGGCAACGGCGGTCAGACGAGAGGCAGGCCAGTGATCGCGCCGATCATCTCGGCGGCGCGGGTACTCGCGTCACTGGGGCGCAGCCGTCCGGCGAGGACAGCCTCGAGCATCGCGTGGAGCTGTGCGGAGACGCGAGCGTAAGGGGGTGTGGACGGACGCACAACGGCGTGCTCGAGTATGGCCCCCGTTACTTTGAGGAACTGCGACTCACCGGCGGCTTGGTCGAGCGCGGTACGTCGTGGGGCGATCTGCCAAGTCGACTGGGACATTCGCTCCATGGCTTCGACAGACGTGACGGCGCGGAGCACCCGCCTGGCCAACTGCGGAGATGATGCCTGCCTGAAGATTCCATAGACCATACCTCCGGCGAGGGCGGCCGAGTTGCCGCGTGGCCCGGCGGGCATGGCGATGAACCCGAAGTGGTCGAGTACCTCTTCCGTGGTCAGCCCGGACGCCGAACCGAGGGCCGGGGCGTCGTAGCTGCCTCCGAAGGCCAGACAGGCCTTGCCGTGCGCGAGCTGCTGAATCGGGTGATGACGCTCATAGGTGACCACCTCGGCGGGGATGATGCCCTCGTCCAGAAGCTGCCGTAGGAACGTCAGGCATTCGGTGGTCGCCGCCGTGTCCAAGGTGACGACGTCGTGGCCGAGGACGGTGGCCCCGTTCGAGGCGAGCAGGGACAGCAGGCAGTACGTCGCTGTCTCCCCCGCGCGGGAGCCGCCCGGCAGCGTCAACGGGACGGCATGGCCGCGCTCGGCCAGTGCCCGGCCGAGCGCGGCAAGCTCATCCCAGGTCTGCGGTGGTTCGTGTCCGACGGCAACAAGATCGTCCCGCCGGTACCACAGCCCGGCGACGTCGGCCTCGGCCTGCACCGCGACGAGCTGGCCATCGAACCGGTTCGCCGACCGGAACGGCTCGACGAAGTCCTGGTCGTACTCGTTGCGGACCCACTCCGCATCGAGCTCCTCCAAAGTGGTCAGGAAGCCGGAGGATGCGAACTCGTGCACCCACACCGAGTCCAGGACCGCCAGATCGGGGCCTTGGCCTTCAGCAACGGTTCGCACCAGCGCCTGGCGCAGATCGGACAGACCTACCTGGACGACGTCCAGCGTGATGTCCGGCGGTGCGGCCTCCCGCAGGAGGGCTTCCCAGCTACCCTCCGGAACTATGACGCGGACCTCGCGGCGAGAGCCGTGCGGCGGCACCCAGTCAGGGTTCACGAAGGAGCCGTGCCGGCGGCGGCGTAGCACCACCCCTTCTTCGGCCAGCTCCGACAGAGCCCGGTTGACCGGGGTCCGGCTGATGTTGTATAGGGAACACAGCTCCTGTTCCGTGGGCAGGCGGCCCTCGGGACCGTACACTCCGTCGATGATCCCCTGCAGGAGCAGCGTTTTGAGCTGGACGTATACCGGCAGCCCCTGACTCGGATCGATCGCCGGGCACATTAACGTCTCCTCCTGTCAGGGTCTTCTCCCCTGCCCGGCCCTCGCAGTGCCCTCATCGACCAGGTGCGGCGCTCGTGCGCCATCTGCAGGCTCGGATCCGTGCATCGGATCCGGCCGCGGAGAAGGTCTCGGCTTGCGAGTCCGTGCAGGTTCACTTCGGATTGTTTATATCAAGGTGCAGCAGACCCATCACCGCTGCGGGCCAGGCGAACCAGTGGCGGGCGAGCCAGCCGCCGGTGTCCTCACGGTAGGTCTCGGGCAGCAGGCCGTCCACCTCGGCTACCAGGTCCAGCCGGTCCAGCACCGCGGTGGCGCGCGCCTCGTCCCCGGTCGCGTGGGCGAAGACCAGTTCCTGAGCGTCACCCAGCGTCCACGTGCCGGGTGTGTGCGCTGATCCGAGTCCTCCGTACTGTCCGCTGACGTAGCCGGGATTGTGTTCGGAGAGTGCAAAGCGCATGGTGGCGACCCAGTGGTCATCGCTCGGGGAGCAGAAGCCCCACTGCGGTGCGAACGCGGTCGGTAGGTCGTTGGCGTCGTGGTAGAGCCGGTACTGCCCGGCGCCATCGCTCTCGTAGGCCCACTGCTTCCCGAACGGGCCGTCACAAGTGAAATTCCGGTGGATGGCGGCGTGCACCTCATCAGCCACCGGGGCCAGTTGGAGAGCCTCGAGTCCCAGCTCAGCCGACCAGGGCGCGAGTTGTGCGGCCGTATGCCAGAACAGGATCTGGGAGGATAGAGAGAAGGGGAGTTCGCTCGGGTCGTCCGCCGGGTTCTCGCTGCCGGCCAACAGCCCGTCCGGTCCCTGCCTGGGCAGGTCGTGCCAGACCTCGGCGACCAGTTTCCCCCATTGCCTCGCTGTATCAGTGTGCCGGTCGTCCCCGGGGGGTGCGGGCCAGCCACCGGTGACCCTGCGGTAGTCGGCGAGTTCCAGGAGCGGATAGAGCTGCTGGTCGGCTTGGACCGCGAGGTCCTTGGGCCGGCCGTCCGGCAGATGGCTGCGCATCCACGGATGTCCGGGGGTCCTCCCTCGGCCCCACAACCAGCGCAGATGCGCGCCGACGACGTCCGTGACGTCCTGGGTCCGCGGGGCGGCGTGCAGCAGGAGCAGGGCCTGGTAGTACGCGTCGCGGGTCCAGCTCAGGGGCAGCAGTCGGTGGTCGGTGAGGATGGTGCGCTCGTCGTGGCCGACGTCCAGAGCGGTGCAGCCGAGGATGTACCGTACGGCGCCGTTCGCTATCCGCTCCAGCGCGCCGGGGCTCTCGCCTCGCGTAATCCGCGGTGCCGTGACCGCGGGGCGCCGCCCGCCTGGCCAGGCGGGCGAGTCCAGGGAGACCGAGACCGTGATCTCCAGGTCTTCCGGCTCGTCCCCGCTCGACCGGATCTCCAGGAGGGCGCCTGACTCGGCTGATGTCCAATCACCAGTCGGTGCCTGCACGGATATCCGGGCGGAGCACGAAAGACGGGGCGCGCGAAGCTCGAGTTCGGCGCCCTGCGCGACCGCTGTGGTGTGCACCTCAAGGGGGGCGGGCGGATTGACCTCGGTGATCTCCGCAAGTGCACACCGGTCGAGCCGTCCGCCGAACCGCAGCACAGCGTGCACGCCGGGGGCCTCGACCCGCAGGCGGTACTGCTGCACGAATTCCTGCCGGTCCGGCAGCGCCCACGCGGTCGCCGAGCAGGACCAGCCATTTCCGCGCCGCTGCCAGACGAGCCTGCCGGCGGCGTCCACGCCGGCACGCCGTTCCGACACGCTTTCAGCGGGCAGCTCCAGACGCAGGAATGCGGAGCTGTCCTCGGTCAACCGGCCGCGGTAACGCCGGACCGCGGGGGCATCCCCACGCCATTCCTCGTCGAAGGGCTGTGCGCCGGACAGCTCCACGAAGCCGTGAACCGGGTGCGGCGCGCCTACCGACAGCCACGACCCGTCGCCGCCGAAGGACGCGGCAACAAGCCCATTACCCACATCGAGCGGTTTGCGCAGCTCTGCGGCCACGGTGGTCTCCTCGTGGGCCTTGGTGACCTTAATCATCGGCCCACCACCGGCGAGGTTCCCAGCCGGTGCACCGCATCGGCCTGGTACAGGTCGGCCAGCCGCATGCCCAGCGCCGGCTCCTGCTGCCGTTCACGATCGATCGCGGACAGGTCGATACTCACCCGCAGCACGCTTTCCTCCGGACCGGCCTCGGCCAGAACGGCTCCAGCGGGGTCGACGATCAAGGATCGTCCACTGAAACCGCTGCCGGTGAGGTTGCAGGCGACCACGAAGATCTGGTTGTCCTGAGCGCGTGCCCTGGTCCGCAGGGTCAGCAGATACTCGTAGCCGATGGGTACCGCCGACGGGATGACCAGGATCTGCGTCCCGGCCAGGGCCAGTGTCGTGGCGAGCTCGGGAAACGCGTGCTCGAAGCAGATGAGCGGGCCAATCCGGCCGGCGGGGGTGTCGACGGTGACCAGCCCCTCACCCGCCGCAAACCTGGGCAGCTCATTGGGGTAGAGGTGGGTCTTGCGGAAGGGGTGCACCGTGCCGTCCGGGAGCACCATGGCCGCGGTGTCGTACAGGACGTCGCCGTCCCGCTCCAGCAAGCCCAGCACGACCGTGGTGCCGAGTTGCGCGGCGACCTCCGCCACAGCGGTCACGGTGGGACCGTCCAGCGGTTCGGCAAGCTCGCGACCCCGCTCGTCGATCATCGTGAGGTCGTATCCGGTGGTGACCAGCTCGGGCGTCACCACCAGACCGGCGCCGGGAGCGTGCGCGCGAAGTGCTTCCAGGAGTCGCTCCACATTGCCGGTGACGTCTCCCGGCTTGGCCGCCAGCTGCAGGGCGACGACGTCGAGTGCACTCATCCTTTGACTCCTCCCGCGAACAGTCCGCGCACGTAGTACCGATTCAGAACAGTGAAGACCAGCAGTGGCGGCAGAATCGCGATGATCGAACCGGCGGAGACCAGGTTCTGCTGGGCCAGGTGGGGGGACTGCAGGTTTGCCAGGCCCACCGTGAGCGGCTGATGGTCACGGTCGAGCAGGGTGAGGCCGAGCAGCAGGTCATTCCAGACGAACACGAAATCGATGATCGCGAAGGACACCAGGCCCGGCTTGGCCAGTGGTAGCACCACGTGCCGGAGCTGCTCCATGTGCGACGCGCCGTCCAGGCGGCTGGCCTCCAGCAGCTCCTCGGGGACGTCGGCGAAGAAACTGGACATCATGAAGACCGCCCAGCCCGCGCCGAACGCGGTGTGCACCAGGATGATCCCCAGATACTGCGCTCCGCCTCCGGCGAGCCCGAGCGCCCGCAGCCAGGGCAGCAGCGGCACGAGGATGATCTGGAGCGGCACGATCATGGTGGTCAGCAGCAGGAAGTACGCCAAGCGCTTGAGGCGGAAGTCCATCCTGGCGAACGCGTACGACGCCATCGATCCGAGGACCAGCGACAATGCCACCGAGCCCAGCGTGATGACGAAGCTGCTCACCACGTACTGGGACAGTCCTTGCTCCCAGGCGCGCTGGTAATTGCCGAACGTCAGGTCGGAAAAGCCGGCACGCCACCAGCCGTCGCGCGTCTGGCTGATCGGTACGACCGAGATCATCAGCGCAGTCACCACCGGGACCAGCCACACCAGGCTGCCGACGGTCAGGGACCCGTACAGCACCGTGGTGGTCAGTCGTCCCCTTCTCATCGGGACTCCTTCCGCGGCAGCATCGATTTCAGATAGGGGAACCCGAGGACCACCAGCGCGGCGGACATCAGCACGGCGACCGCGGCCGCCTGCCCAGCCTGGGGGGTGGTGAGGTAGGCGAACGCCTCCTGCCACGGAAGCAGACCAAGGACCGTCGAGTCCGTGCCGGGGCCGCCCTGGGTCGTCACATAGACGATGTCGAACGTCCGCAGAGCGAAGATCACGCTCACCACGAAGACGATCCGCATGGGCGCCCGCAGGTGAGGCACGATCACGTGGCGCACCATCTGCACCGTCCCGGCGCCGTCCACCTTGGCGGAGTCGAGGAGCTCACTGGGTAGCGACGAGAGCCCTGCGGTGAACGTCACCACTCCATAGCCGGCGAACGCCCAGACCGCGGCGATGATGACGGCGAAGTTGACTAGGTGGATCTGCGTGAAGCCCAGGTTCAGGGTGCCGATGTCGGAGAGCCACTGGCCGGTGCGCAGGTGCAGGGGTCCCCAGTTCAGCTGCCCGTCCAGGTGCAGCGTGTGCAGGACCGCGTTGAGCACTCCGATGTGCCGGTCGGGGTTGTAGATGAAGGTCCAGATCACGCCCGCCGCGGCCAGTGAGATGGTCATCGGAAGCACGAAGACGGTACGGAACAGCGCGGACCAGCGCCGCGCGTGCCAGATGGTGATCGCGATCAGCAGGGACACTGCCGTGACCAACAGCGGAAAGGTGATCAGCCAGAGCAGCGAGTTGAGCGCGGCGTCCCAGAACTCCCGGTCGGTCAGCGCCTGGCGATAGTTGTCCAGCCCGGCGAAGTTCCAGGTGGAGGTGTCCAGCGGTTTCCATGGCCGCAGCAGACCCCAGGTGAAGAAGCTGCTCAGCACGCTCTGAATGACGGGCCACAGATAGAACATCGCGAAGACGGCCATCAGCGGCGTCACGAACCCGTAGCCCGCTCGGCTGCCCTTCCTCGGGCTCCCGGGGCGCCGCCCCCGTCCGCCGCGCTCGGCGGACGGGGTGCGGCGCACCCGCGTCGATTGCTTGACGGTGGTGCTCATCGGCGTCTCTCAGTGCCCGGACCGGGTGTCGACCTGCTTCATCGTGGCGATGAAGCTGGTCACGTCGCGGTCGCGGACGAACTGGGCCAGCGCCTGCCGGTACTTGACCTGGATCTCCCCGCCGATCCAGTCGTCGAGGTCGTAGCCGGCCTGGTCCGAGGCGGACTTAGGCCACAGCGCAGCGGCGTTCCTGTCATTGACGTCGGGGTACGCGCTTGCCGGGACCTTGGCGTTGGGCGCGACGAATCCGCCGAGCTTGGCCCAGATCGACTGCGCCGGGGCCGAGCCGAGGTACTCCAGCAGTGCCCGGGCGGCGGCCGGATTCTTGGAGTCCTTGGCTCCCACGAAGAGGTCACCGCTCACGAACTGCGGCGCGGGCGTGTTCCCGTACGGGGGCATGAGGAAGAAGGACAGATCCTTCCCCGGCTGGAGCTTCTTGCCGCACTCCTGCGGGTCGACCAGGTTGATGAAGGCGCCCTGGTTCTCGAAGAGGTACTTGCCCGCGACCCTCGCGCAGGTGGCGTCGGAGAACGAGCTCGACAGGGCGTCGTCCGGGAAGTAGGAGCCGATCAGGTCACCGAACACCTTGAAGGACTTGACGATCCGCGGGTCGTCCCAGCCGATCTTGCCTCGGGCGAGGTCGTTGAACGCGGTTGCGCCCGCCACGCGGAGGAT includes:
- a CDS encoding caspase family protein produces the protein MTPGTDRIERPGSRAVLIGVSTYQDPAFPFVPAAEKSLRGVHQMLVDQELGGWSVDQVFPILNPDDCRRVMRDLRHHALNTTGVLLVYFVGHGTLTTKGDLVLAVSDTVADEPDITGLEYEKIRSVLHESPARVKAVVLDCCYSGRIIKVLGGDQQHLANITDVQGTYTLTAADLAADAGQDDTCTPFTGELLDLIGAGVAGGPPVLTFADVYPRLRQRLLAHGLPRPNQRGTDTADKCPVAKNASGKTVNARQVVPSARLRASDPPVPMESPAPPLTRSMSGIQHSPGPDGPFSISWTGKEPLSAYADTRPLRVRVNALAITLAVALVGVFLLLALVGPDEIFTSEPGHPGGWMVMFMIFGGIGVFALGMLLLVVVMMCPLGKSSWSLEIGRPGIRTTGGFGKHEYRWSHVQTFIVEEVLGSGGVHGCSTGLHVKFMGGAERSTHPRPAGWPYLIRPLARAGMVPICAFGPMTDQQRAALNEALARYGQGKNDADAWGE
- a CDS encoding extracellular solute-binding protein, encoding MCPAIDPSQGLPVYVQLKTLLLQGIIDGVYGPEGRLPTEQELCSLYNISRTPVNRALSELAEEGVVLRRRRHGSFVNPDWVPPHGSRREVRVIVPEGSWEALLREAAPPDITLDVVQVGLSDLRQALVRTVAEGQGPDLAVLDSVWVHEFASSGFLTTLEELDAEWVRNEYDQDFVEPFRSANRFDGQLVAVQAEADVAGLWYRRDDLVAVGHEPPQTWDELAALGRALAERGHAVPLTLPGGSRAGETATYCLLSLLASNGATVLGHDVVTLDTAATTECLTFLRQLLDEGIIPAEVVTYERHHPIQQLAHGKACLAFGGSYDAPALGSASGLTTEEVLDHFGFIAMPAGPRGNSAALAGGMVYGIFRQASSPQLARRVLRAVTSVEAMERMSQSTWQIAPRRTALDQAAGESQFLKVTGAILEHAVVRPSTPPYARVSAQLHAMLEAVLAGRLRPSDASTRAAEMIGAITGLPLV
- a CDS encoding glycoside hydrolase family 125 protein, producing the protein MIKVTKAHEETTVAAELRKPLDVGNGLVAASFGGDGSWLSVGAPHPVHGFVELSGAQPFDEEWRGDAPAVRRYRGRLTEDSSAFLRLELPAESVSERRAGVDAAGRLVWQRRGNGWSCSATAWALPDRQEFVQQYRLRVEAPGVHAVLRFGGRLDRCALAEITEVNPPAPLEVHTTAVAQGAELELRAPRLSCSARISVQAPTGDWTSAESGALLEIRSSGDEPEDLEITVSVSLDSPAWPGGRRPAVTAPRITRGESPGALERIANGAVRYILGCTALDVGHDERTILTDHRLLPLSWTRDAYYQALLLLHAAPRTQDVTDVVGAHLRWLWGRGRTPGHPWMRSHLPDGRPKDLAVQADQQLYPLLELADYRRVTGGWPAPPGDDRHTDTARQWGKLVAEVWHDLPRQGPDGLLAGSENPADDPSELPFSLSSQILFWHTAAQLAPWSAELGLEALQLAPVADEVHAAIHRNFTCDGPFGKQWAYESDGAGQYRLYHDANDLPTAFAPQWGFCSPSDDHWVATMRFALSEHNPGYVSGQYGGLGSAHTPGTWTLGDAQELVFAHATGDEARATAVLDRLDLVAEVDGLLPETYREDTGGWLARHWFAWPAAVMGLLHLDINNPK
- a CDS encoding carbon-nitrogen hydrolase family protein, whose translation is MSALDVVALQLAAKPGDVTGNVERLLEALRAHAPGAGLVVTPELVTTGYDLTMIDERGRELAEPLDGPTVTAVAEVAAQLGTTVVLGLLERDGDVLYDTAAMVLPDGTVHPFRKTHLYPNELPRFAAGEGLVTVDTPAGRIGPLICFEHAFPELATTLALAGTQILVIPSAVPIGYEYLLTLRTRARAQDNQIFVVACNLTGSGFSGRSLIVDPAGAVLAEAGPEESVLRVSIDLSAIDRERQQEPALGMRLADLYQADAVHRLGTSPVVGR
- a CDS encoding carbohydrate ABC transporter permease: MRRGRLTTTVLYGSLTVGSLVWLVPVVTALMISVVPISQTRDGWWRAGFSDLTFGNYQRAWEQGLSQYVVSSFVITLGSVALSLVLGSMASYAFARMDFRLKRLAYFLLLTTMIVPLQIILVPLLPWLRALGLAGGGAQYLGIILVHTAFGAGWAVFMMSSFFADVPEELLEASRLDGASHMEQLRHVVLPLAKPGLVSFAIIDFVFVWNDLLLGLTLLDRDHQPLTVGLANLQSPHLAQQNLVSAGSIIAILPPLLVFTVLNRYYVRGLFAGGVKG
- a CDS encoding sugar ABC transporter permease codes for the protein MSTTVKQSTRVRRTPSAERGGRGRRPGSPRKGSRAGYGFVTPLMAVFAMFYLWPVIQSVLSSFFTWGLLRPWKPLDTSTWNFAGLDNYRQALTDREFWDAALNSLLWLITFPLLVTAVSLLIAITIWHARRWSALFRTVFVLPMTISLAAAGVIWTFIYNPDRHIGVLNAVLHTLHLDGQLNWGPLHLRTGQWLSDIGTLNLGFTQIHLVNFAVIIAAVWAFAGYGVVTFTAGLSSLPSELLDSAKVDGAGTVQMVRHVIVPHLRAPMRIVFVVSVIFALRTFDIVYVTTQGGPGTDSTVLGLLPWQEAFAYLTTPQAGQAAAVAVLMSAALVVLGFPYLKSMLPRKESR
- a CDS encoding extracellular solute-binding protein; the encoded protein is MTGRRAHVVTGAATALLLAGLAACGSSTSIASSGGKVEGKLRVVTNWTGSEGDAFAAVIKGFEAKYPSVKVQVEPLPFDQGQALLTQQFAQGSPPDVAVALPGLVRSFSQQGLLMNLDSTWDKWVADGEYAPSLRDIAQGSDGHTDAVLFKGNVNALIWYDPKQLAKLKLSVPKTWPEFTAVLDKAKAAGVAPFAVGGKDQWPLTQWTDSVILRVAGATAFNDLARGKIGWDDPRIVKSFKVFGDLIGSYFPDDALSSSFSDATCARVAGKYLFENQGAFINLVDPQECGKKLQPGKDLSFFLMPPYGNTPAPQFVSGDLFVGAKDSKNPAAARALLEYLGSAPAQSIWAKLGGFVAPNAKVPASAYPDVNDRNAAALWPKSASDQAGYDLDDWIGGEIQVKYRQALAQFVRDRDVTSFIATMKQVDTRSGH